In Leishmania braziliensis MHOM/BR/75/M2904 complete genome, chromosome 31, one genomic interval encodes:
- a CDS encoding putative lipase gives MSIAITLERRMPQLHSCASLCVTTLLVSLMMLLAFPLFTSLTKKSESIIANTASLDYNLTEGRKALYFCKSAYCPVKSVIEWNCGSACSNATPNFRVFNVYDNTSTGNFGYSGIDNDAGRIVVVFRGTHNTANWIQDLDFWSIPYPNPSCGNNCRIHRGFYRAYSSVRYQLIYDVLSMLERHPSYTLFITGHSLGGAMALLAAIDFTTWNVSKSEVVDNSVQPSSAAPKPSHLAPVMLYTFGEPRVGNQYFTNWSTSVLANEKQFRITHAKDPVPHLPPLSWSYVHVPQEVWYPADDEAVLLCQDNSSTEDPLCSNSVYATRVADHLIYLGICTRCECTAAEMEEIYKYKLPPETYSLLALDYVMNRPRPTVR, from the coding sequence atGTCCATTGCTATCACACTTGAACGGAGGATGCCGCAGCTACACTCCTGCGCGTCACTGTGCGTCACCACACTTCTTGTCAGCCTGATGATGCTTCTTGCATTCCCCCTTTTCACCTCCCTGACTAAGAAGAGCGAGTCGATCATCGCCAACACAGCGTCGCTGGATTACAACCTCACTGAGGGGCGGAAAGCGCTTTACTTTTGCAAGTCGGCGTACTGCCCCGTGAAGAGTGTGATTGAGTGGaactgcggcagcgcctgcTCCAACGCCACGCCGAATTTTCGCGTTTTTAACGTCTACGACAACACCTCAACAGGCAACTTCGGCTATAGCGGCATCGACAACGATGCGGGGCGCATTGTCGTGGTCTTCCGCGGCACGCACAACACGGCAAACTGGATACAAGACTTGGACTTCTGGTCCATCCCATACCCCAACCCGAGCTGTGGAAACAACTGCAGGATTCACCGCGGCTTTTATAGGGCGTACAGCAGTGTTCGCTATCAGCTGATCTACGATGTGCTTTCGATGCTTGAGCGGCATCCTTCCTACACCCTCTTCATCACCGGCCACTCCCTCGGTGGTGCAATGGCCCTGCTGGCTGCTATTGACTTTACAACATGGAACGTTTCGAAGTCGGAAGTAGTGGACAACAGCGTGCAgcccagcagcgcggcaccAAAGCCATCGCACTTGGCACCGGTGATGCTCTACACATTTGGTGAACCGCGCGTGGGCAACCAGTACTTCACGAATTGGTCTACGTCTGTCTTGGCAAACGAGAAGCAGTTTCGTATCACTCACGCAAAGGATCCTGTGCCACATCTGCCACCGCTCTCGTGGAGCTATGTGCATGTGCCGCAGGAGGTGTGGTACcccgcagacgacgaggccgTCCTCCTATGCCAGGACAACAGCTCTACCGAGGACCCGTTATGCAGCAACAGCGTGTACGCGACAAGAGTGGCGGACCATCTCATCTACCTCGGTATTTGTACACGATGCGAGTGcacggcggcggagatggaggaAATCTACAAGTACAAGCTACCACCCGAGACATATAGTCTTCTCGCCCTCGACTACGTCATGAACAGACCCCGTCCTACAGTACGCTGA
- a CDS encoding ferredoxin 2fe-2s-like protein, protein MHQFALPRAALCARRSLASAALASSSGTSLRWCTTPPPPLSSPVTTPGKIRVHIKSETEGKETTVQAAVGLTLMEVIRDVAKMDMEAACDGTCACSTCHVIFMESSYKKLLDAPSEDEMDMLDLAPKVTNTSRLSCQVRITPELDNISVTIPNEMENQMGY, encoded by the coding sequence ATGCATCAGTTTGCGTTACCAAGGGCGGCACTCTGTGCGCGTCGATCTCTAGCATCAGCAGCCCTGGCAAGCTCTTCAGGCACGTCGCTCCGCTGGTGCAccacacctccacctccccttTCGTCGCCCGTCACTACTCCTGGAAAGATAAGGGTTCACATCAAGAGCGAGacggagggaaaagagacgACAGTTCAGGCCGCCGTTGGGCTCACCCTGATGGAGGTGATTCGCGATGTCGCCAAGATGGATATGGAAGCGGCGTGCGACGGAacgtgcgcgtgcagcaccTGCCACGTCATCTTCATGGAGTCGTCCTATAAGAAACTCCTGGACGCACCAAGTGAGGACGAAATGGACATGCTAGACCTGGCTCCAAAGGTCACCAATACATCGAGGCTTTCGTGTCAGGTGCGGATCACGCCGGAGCTGGACAACATCTCCGTGACGATACCCAACGAGATGGAGAACCAAATGGGCTACTGA
- a CDS encoding ferredoxin, 2fe-2s-like protein produces the protein MRRYSSLRPTGVLLRPPLIPVGTLCTPRTSYSTPGKVKVCVKTQDGTLCDFEAPAGMSLMHAIRDVAKLEMDGACDGCAQCSTCHVYLSKSCFKKLGKLSEQEQDILDKALDLKDTSRLACQIILTPDMSGLEVALPRSVTNLLL, from the coding sequence ATGCGTCGTTATTCCTCGCTTCGCCCGACTGGCGTCTTGCTGCGGCCTCCTCTCATCCCTGTCGGTACTCTTTGTACCCCGCGTACGTCGTACAGCACACCCGGCAAGGTGAAGGTCTGTGTTAAGACGCAGGATGGCACTCTATGCGACTTCGAGGCGCCAGCTGGCATGTCTCTGATGCATGCGATTCGCGATGTAGCAAAGCTGGAGATGGATGGAGCCTGCGATGGCTGCGCGCAGTGCTCGACTTGTCATGTGTATCTTTCCAAGTCATGCTTCAAGAAGCTTGGGAAACTCTCTGAGCAGGAGCAGGACATCCTCGACAAAGCACTCGACCTCAAGGACACGTCCCGGCTCGCATGCCAAATCATCCTCACCCCTGATATGAGTGGCTTAGAGGTGGCGCTTCCAAGGAGTGTCACAAACCTACTCCTGTGA
- a CDS encoding ferredoxin 2fe-2s-like protein, whose product MHQFALPRAALCARRSLASAALASSSGTSLRWCTTPPPPLSSPVTTPGKIRVHIKSETEGKETTVQAAVGLTLMEVIRDVAKMDMEAACDGTCACSTCHVIFMESSYKKLLDAPSEDEMDMLDLAPKVTNTSRLSCQVRITPELDNISVTIPNEMENQMGY is encoded by the coding sequence ATGCATCAGTTTGCGCTACCAAGGGCGGCGCTCTGTGCGCGTCGATCTCTAGCATCAGCAGCCCTGGCAAGCTCTTCAGGCACGTCGCTCCGCTGGTGCAccacacctccacctccccttTCGTCTCCCGTCACTACTCCTGGAAAGATAAGGGTTCACATCAAGAGCGAGacggagggaaaagagacgACAGTTCAGGCCGCCGTTGGGCTCACCTTGATGGAGGTGATTCGCGATGTCGCCAAGATGGATATGGAAGCGGCGTGCGACGGAacgtgcgcgtgcagcaccTGCCACGTCATCTTCATGGAGTCGTCCTATAAGAAACTCCTGGACGCACCAAGTGAGGACGAGATGGACATGCTAGACCTGGCTCCAAAGGTCACCAATACATCGAGGCTTTCGTGTCAGGTGCGGATCACGCCGGAGCTGGACAACATCTCCGTGACGATACCCAACGAGATGGAGAACCAAATGGGCTACTGA
- a CDS encoding uridine kinase-like protein: MPCTVIGISGASGSGKSSLSTNIVSELMAHCGPVSIGVICEDFYYRDQSNIPESERAYTNYDHPKSLEHDLLTTHLRELKSGKTVQIPQYDYVHHTRSDTAVTMTPKSVLIVEGILLFTNAELRNEMDCLIFVDTPLDICLIRRAKRDMRERGRTFESVIEQYEATVRPMYYAYVEPSKVYADIIVPSWKDNSVAVGVLRAKLNHDLENM, translated from the coding sequence ATGCCGTGCACCGTGATCGGCATCTCCGGTGCCTCGGGCTCTGGCAAGTCGTCGCTCAGCACAAACATTGTATCGGAGCTTATGGCACACTGCGGCCCCGTCAGCATCGGCGTCATCTGCGAGGATTTCTACTACAGGGACCAGTCCAACATCCCtgagagcgagcgagcctATACCAACTATGACCACCCAAAGTCGCTTGAGCACGACCTGCTGACGACGCACCTTCGCGAGCTGAAGTCAGGCAAGACGGTGCAAATACCCCAGTACGACTATGTGCACCACACGCGCTCTGACACTGCAGTCACGATGACGCCGAAGAGCGTCCTCATTGTCGAGGGTATTCTCCTCTTTACGAatgcggagctgcgcaacgaGATGGACTGCCTCATCTTCGTTGACACCCCGCTGGACATCTGCCTGATCCGGCGCGCCAAGCGCGATATGAGGGAACGTGGTCGCACCTTCGAGTCCGTCATTGAACAATACGAGGCGACGGTGCGTCCCATGTACTACGCGTACGTTGAGCCGTCCAAAGTGTACGCCGACATCATCGTGCCGAGCTGGAAGGACAACAGCGTCGCAGTCGGGGTGTTGAGGGCTAAGCTGAACCACGACCTCGAGAACATGTGA
- a CDS encoding ferredoxin, 2fe-2s-like protein encodes MLWWCEAPFLVRKWVRMYRRLLPGPPRPRCMAAPMPLSTSRAPKSTAGRVQVHVKKRDGTHCDVEVPVGLSLMQALRDVARLDVEGTCNGEMVCATCHVRLSATSFKRVAGPSEEEEDVLAKALDVKETSRLACQVDLTPEVDGLEVELPPYDNGRY; translated from the coding sequence AtgttgtggtggtgtgaGGCGCCTTTCCTCGTAAGAAAGTGGGTGAGGATGTACCGAAGGCTCCTCCCCGGTCCCCCACGCCCGCGCTGCATGGCGGCGCCGATGCCGCTCAGTACTTCACGGGCACCCAAAAGCACCGCTGGTAGAGTCCAGGTGCATGTCAAGAAGCGAGACGGCACACACTGTGACGTGGAGGTGCCGGTCGGCCTCTCGCTCATGCAGGCCCTCCGTGACGTCGCGAGACTCGATGTGGAGGGCACCTGCAACGGGGAAATGGTCTGTGCCACCTGTCATGTGAGACTCTCGGCGACATCCTTCAAAAGGGTCGCAGGGCCCtccgaggaggaagaggacgtTTTGGCCAAGGCGCTCGACGTGAAGGAGACGTCCAGACTGGCGTGCCAGGTAGATCTGACCCCGGAGGTGGATGGGCTGGAGGTGGAACTTCCGCCATACGACAATGGCCGCTACTAG
- a CDS encoding uridine kinase-like protein, translating to MPCTVIGISGASGSGKSSLSTNIVSELMAHCGPVSIGVICEDFYYRDQSNIPESERAYTNYDHPKSLEHDLLTTHLRELKSGKTVQIPQYDYVHHTRSDTAVTMTPKSVLIVEGILLFTNAELRNEMDCLIFVDTPLDICLIRRAKRDMRERGRTFESVVEQYEATVRPMYYAYVEPSKVYADIIVPSWKDNSVAVGVLRAKLNHDLENM from the coding sequence ATGCCGTGCACCGTGATCGGCATCTCCGGTGCCTCGGGCTCCGGCAAGTCGTCGCTCAGCACAAACATTGTATCGGAGCTTATGGCACACTGCGGCCCCGTCAGCATCGGTGTCATCTGCGAGGATTTCTACTACAGGGACCAGTCCAACATCCCtgagagcgagcgagcctATACCAACTATGACCACCCAAAGTCGCTTGAGCACGACCTGCTGACGACGCACCTTCGCGAGCTGAAGTCAGGCAAGACGGTGCAAATACCTCAGTACGACTATGTGCACCACACGCGCTCTGACACTGCAGTCACGATGACGCCGAAGAGCGTCCTCATTGTCGAGGGTATTCTCCTCTTTACGAatgcggagctgcgcaacgaGATGGACTGCCTCATCTTCGTTGACACCCCGCTGGACATCTGCCTGATCCGGCGCGCCAAGCGCGATATGAGGGAACGTGGTCGCACCTTCGAGTCCGTCGTTGAACAATACGAGGCGACGGTGCGTCCCATGTACTACGCGTACGTTGAGCCGTCCAAGGTGTACGCCGACATCATCGTGCCGAGTTGGAAGGACAACAGCGTCGCAGTCGGGGTGTTGAGGGCTAAGCTGAACCACGACCTCGAGAACATGTGA